In Melanotaenia boesemani isolate fMelBoe1 chromosome 7, fMelBoe1.pri, whole genome shotgun sequence, a single window of DNA contains:
- the LOC121643337 gene encoding ras-GEF domain-containing family member 1C-like, translating to MPQTVCSGTMFTTPSGFSPHLACAEPGEEEEEAPQEGPGPGACLVDGPPITSASLDTLIHNLVPTADYYPEKAYVFTFLLSARLFIPPPELLARVCELCIKQQQLDQSPLDTAKVRKFGPKILQLLTEWTETFPSDFRDEKMVGHLKDIIHRIAPCDEAYWKTLNQMLQKLSQRLALMSQGEESIVKVSLNASSISDKLAAFKTKPPPIQKDILSICNDPYTLAQQLTHVELVHLSHIGPEEFVQAFVQKDPLDGTQEPCFSDQKKKTSNLEAYVRWFNRLCYLVATEICMPAKKKQRAQVIEFFIDVARECFNIGNFNSLMAIISGMNMSPVSRLKKTWSKAKTAKFFILEHQMDPTGNFYNYRTALRGAAHRSQTANSNREKIVIPFFSLLIKDIYFLNEGCANRLPNGHVNFEKFVELARQVGEFMTWKQVECPFEEDQAILHYLHTAPIFSEDGLYLASYESESPENQVEKDRWKALRSNVLGKT from the exons ATGCCCCAGACTGTGTGCTCAGGCACCATGTTTACCACTCCCAGTGGCTTCAGCCCTCATCTGGCCTGTGCTGAGcctggggaggaggaggaggaggcccCACAGGAAGGCCCGGGGCCTGGGGCTTGTCTGGTTGATGGGCCCCCGATCACCTCTGCCTCCCTGGACACCCTGATCCATAACCTGGTGCCCACTGCTGATTACTACCCTGAG AAAGCCTATGTATTTACCTTCTTGCTGAGCGCTCGTCTGTTCATCCCTCCTCCGGAGCTGCTGGCCAGGGTGTGTGAACTGTGcatcaaacagcagcagctggatcAAAGCCCACTGGACACG GCAAAAGTGCGCAAATTTGGTCCCAAGATCCTGCAGCTGCTGACAGAATGGACAGAAACATTCCCATCTGACTTCAGGGATGAGAAGATGGTCGGACACCTTAAAGACATCATCCATAGGATAGCCCCATGTGATGAG GCATACTGGAAAACCCTGAACCAGATGCTACAGAAGCTTAGCCAGAGGCTGGCCCTGATGAGCCAAGGGGAAGAGAGCATTGTCAAGGTCTCCCTCAATGCTTCCTCCATCTCTGACAAGCTGGCGGCCTTTAAGACCAAGCCTCCGCCCATCCAGAAGGACATTCTCTCCATCTGCAACGACCCCTACACACTGGCACAGCAGCTCACCCACGTGGAGCTG GTACATTTGAGTCATATTGGGCCAGAAGAGTTTGTCCAAGCCTTTGTTCAGAAAGACCCACTAGATGGGACACAG GAGCCATGTTTTAGtgaccagaagaagaagaccTCCAACCTGGAAGCTTATGTCAGGTGGTTCAACAGATTGTGCTACCTGGTAGCAACAGAGATTTGCATG CCAGCGAAGAAGAAGCAGAGGGCTCAGGTTATAGAGTTTTTCATCGATGTGGCCAGGGAGTGTTTCAACATTGGAAACTTCAACTCCCTCATGGCCATCATCT cTGGTATGAATATGAGTCCTGTGTCACGACTGAAGAAGACCTGGAGCAAAGCTAAGACTGCCAAATTCTTCATTCTTGAG CATCAGATGGATCCTACAGGAAATTTTTACAACTATAGGACCGCCCTGAGGGGGGCTGCCCATCGCTCTCAGACTGCCAACAGCAACAGAGAAAAG ATTGTGATTCCGTTCTTTAGCCTGCTGATAAAAGACATTTATTTCCTGAATGAAGGCTGTGCCAATCGCCTACCCAACGGCCACGTCAACTTTGAG aaatttgtGGAATTGGCCCGGCAGGTTGGAGAATTCATGACGTGGAAACAGGTGGAGTGTCCATTTGAGGAAGATCAGGCCATCCTACACTACCTCCACACTGCCCCCATCTTTAGTGAGGATG GTCTCTATCTTGCATCCTATGAAAGTGAGAGCCCAGAGAACCAGGTAGAGAAGGACCGATGGAAAGCGCTCAG GTCTAATGTCCTGGGCAAGACATGA
- the tmem126a gene encoding transmembrane protein 126A: protein MSENAEQKSASGNALTRDVIAEMLMKNFEKLPDIDRKIFLYGPLYLGGNAGFAGLISNSLYRRILNVRAAPFASSLPMAVLPFLTTCALYNAAVSHPLLSGEINCPSCTLMRGALIGVVGGGLYPILLALPLNIGLASRYSTAPLPEKANMLRYCVDISRPVIKKMRAVLLLQALFGTYLGSRHFSAYTKLAEITFGRNEQLLD, encoded by the coding sequence ATGTCGGAAAACGCCGAGCAGAAGAGCGCGTCTGGAAATGCGCTCACGCGGGATGTCATTGCTGAAATGTTGATGAAGAATTTCGAGAAACTGCCTGACATTGATCGGAAAATATTCTTGTATGGACCATTATATCTCGGGGGTAACGCCGGATTTGCAGGACTGATATCCAACAGCTTGTATCGCCGGATTCTGAACGTCAGAGCGGCACCTTTCGCCTCCAGCCTGCCGATGGCCGTGCTGCCCTTCCTGACAACATGTGCCCTGTACAACGCAGCGGTGTCCCACCCCCTCCTGTCCGGCGAGATCAACTGCCCCTCCTGCACTCTCATGCGTGGTGCGCTCATTGGTGTGGTCGGTGGTGGTCTGTACCCGATTCTGTTGGCATTGCCCCTGAATATTGGCCTTGCATCCAGGTACAGCACAGCGCCACTTCCAGAGAAGGCCAACATGCTGCGGTACTGTGTGGACATCTCCAGACccgtgattaaaaaaatgaggGCAGTTCTGTTGCTTCAGGCCTTGTTTGGCACCTACCTGGGCTCCAGGCACTTCAGTGCCTACACCAAATTGGCTGAGATCACATTTGGCCGGAATGAACAGCTCCTAGACTAA